The Actinomycetota bacterium genome contains a region encoding:
- a CDS encoding acetyl-CoA decarbonylase/synthase complex subunit delta, whose translation MTYQDPIERPSGRIREETLGSGDGAVVIGGESAMPFYLFDGEMPRRPIVAMEVFDTAPESWPAALTGALGDVLADPAAWARSCVETHGADAICVQLASADPNGADTPPSHAVDVVRAVVGAVSAPLIVYGCGNAEKDAEVLKAVAEAVTDTRLALGPATEDNYKPITAAALGYGHSVVAETPIDVNMAKQLNILITQMGLEPERVLIDPSTGSVGYGIEYSYTVMERLRLAALNQNDAMCQMPMVCNLGREAWRTKEARIAEAEEPAWGDEAKRGVLWEACTAITLALSGADVLVMRHPEAVRLVKTAIDGLLSQ comes from the coding sequence GTGACCTACCAGGACCCGATCGAGCGGCCGAGCGGCCGCATCCGCGAGGAGACCCTCGGCTCCGGCGACGGCGCAGTCGTCATCGGCGGCGAGAGCGCGATGCCGTTCTACCTGTTCGACGGCGAGATGCCGCGACGCCCCATCGTCGCGATGGAGGTCTTCGACACCGCACCCGAGAGCTGGCCGGCGGCGCTGACCGGCGCGCTGGGCGACGTGCTCGCCGACCCGGCGGCATGGGCGCGCTCGTGCGTCGAGACCCACGGCGCCGACGCCATCTGCGTCCAGCTCGCCTCTGCGGACCCCAACGGCGCCGACACCCCGCCGTCGCACGCGGTCGACGTGGTGCGCGCGGTCGTCGGGGCGGTGTCCGCGCCGCTCATCGTGTACGGCTGCGGCAACGCCGAGAAGGACGCCGAGGTGCTCAAGGCGGTGGCCGAGGCCGTGACCGACACGCGCCTCGCACTCGGACCGGCGACCGAGGACAACTACAAGCCCATCACCGCGGCGGCGCTCGGCTACGGGCATTCGGTCGTCGCCGAGACCCCCATCGACGTGAACATGGCCAAGCAGCTCAACATCCTCATCACCCAGATGGGGCTCGAGCCCGAGCGCGTGCTCATCGACCCGTCGACCGGGTCGGTCGGTTACGGCATCGAGTACAGCTACACGGTCATGGAGCGCCTGCGGCTCGCGGCGCTCAACCAGAACGACGCGATGTGCCAGATGCCGATGGTGTGCAACCTCGGGCGCGAGGCGTGGCGCACCAAGGAGGCCCGGATCGCGGAGGCCGAGGAGCCCGCATGGGGCGACGAGGCCAAGCGCGGCGTGCTGTGGGAGGCGTGCACCGCCATCACGCTGGCGCTGTCCGGCGCCGACGTGCTCGTCATGCGACATCCCGAGGCCGTGCGCCTCGTCAAGACCGCCATCGACGGCCTGCTCTCCCAGTAG
- a CDS encoding DUF4445 domain-containing protein produces LLDLSTGDVLAQTSEYNAQVSRGDDVISRVIAAGRPGGLDDLQRLVTGTIGRLVERMCATVGVDPGHLAFYVTAGNTVMTHLLMGVSPAYIRTEPYVPAASRFPWLRAVDLGLPGGTCTGLEAVECPASWLGGDIVAGVVAAGLPWSERLTLFVDIGTNGEIVLGTRDWLVSCSCSAGPAFEGGGILHGMRAAAGAIEQVRVDTVTLQPSIATIEGARAVGICGSGIMDAVSELFLAGAIDRSGHFDPERAGERLREGERGLEYVLATAADSGTGADIVLTETDIENLMRAKAAVYAGVTLLTENVGVAVTDIEEVVIAGGFGHYLDLERVISLGLLPELEIERFVFIGNSSLLGAQLACRSAEMRATCRRVAEMMTYVELSASASFMDRYVSALFLPHTETSLFPRTEALLAERSRAGMAH; encoded by the coding sequence CTCCTCGACCTGTCGACGGGCGACGTGCTGGCCCAGACCTCCGAGTACAACGCCCAAGTGAGCCGGGGCGATGACGTCATCTCCCGCGTCATCGCGGCGGGCAGACCCGGCGGCTTGGACGACCTCCAGCGACTCGTCACCGGCACGATCGGCCGCCTGGTCGAGCGCATGTGTGCGACCGTCGGGGTCGACCCCGGTCACCTCGCGTTCTACGTCACTGCGGGCAACACCGTGATGACCCACCTCCTCATGGGCGTCTCACCGGCGTACATCCGCACCGAGCCCTACGTCCCGGCCGCGAGCCGCTTCCCGTGGCTGCGCGCCGTCGACCTCGGCCTGCCCGGAGGCACCTGCACGGGACTCGAGGCCGTCGAGTGTCCGGCGAGCTGGCTCGGCGGGGACATCGTCGCCGGCGTCGTTGCGGCCGGCCTCCCGTGGTCCGAACGGCTCACGCTCTTCGTCGACATCGGCACCAACGGCGAGATCGTGCTCGGCACGAGGGACTGGCTCGTGTCGTGCTCGTGCTCGGCCGGCCCCGCGTTCGAGGGAGGCGGCATCCTCCACGGCATGCGCGCGGCGGCGGGCGCCATCGAGCAGGTGCGTGTCGACACCGTGACCCTGCAGCCCTCGATCGCGACGATCGAGGGGGCGCGCGCCGTCGGCATCTGCGGCAGCGGCATCATGGACGCCGTCTCCGAGCTCTTCCTCGCGGGTGCTATCGACCGCAGTGGGCACTTCGACCCCGAGCGCGCCGGCGAGAGGCTGCGCGAGGGCGAGCGCGGGCTCGAGTACGTGCTCGCGACCGCGGCCGACAGCGGCACCGGAGCCGACATCGTGCTGACCGAGACCGACATCGAGAACCTGATGCGCGCGAAAGCGGCGGTCTACGCGGGCGTGACCCTCCTGACCGAGAACGTCGGCGTCGCCGTCACGGACATCGAGGAGGTCGTCATCGCCGGCGGCTTCGGCCACTACCTCGACCTCGAGCGCGTGATCTCGCTGGGTCTGCTGCCCGAGCTCGAGATCGAGCGCTTCGTCTTCATCGGCAACAGCTCGCTGCTCGGCGCGCAACTCGCATGCCGGTCTGCCGAGATGCGCGCGACCTGCCGGCGTGTGGCGGAGATGATGACGTACGTGGAGCTCTCGGCAAGCGCCTCGTTCATGGACCGGTACGTCTCGGCGCTGTTCCTGCCCCACACTGAGACGTCGCTGTTCCCCAGGACTGAGGCGCTGCTCGCTGAGCGCTCTCGCGCGGGAATGGCTCACTGA
- a CDS encoding carbon monoxide dehydrogenase, producing MAFAIAMAGKGGTGKTTTAALVVRALAELGATSILAVDADPNACLHEALGVEVERSVGEITEQMLANAESNPGGMSKHLWLEYNVQRFLVESRAFDLLSMGRPEGSGCYCYANDLVRGCIDDLQRGYGFVVMDNEAGLEHLSRRTTRDVDLLLLVSDPSVRGVATVARLSGLADELKIAVGARYLVVDRATEPLDPALYDAVEGTGIPLLGVIPPDEGVTRADLTGAGLFDLPGDSPALAAVRAMLAGVVQLPAGATA from the coding sequence ATGGCCTTCGCCATCGCCATGGCCGGCAAGGGGGGCACGGGCAAGACCACGACGGCAGCGCTCGTGGTCCGCGCGCTCGCCGAGCTCGGCGCGACGTCGATCCTCGCCGTCGACGCCGACCCCAACGCATGCCTGCACGAGGCGCTCGGGGTGGAGGTGGAGCGCTCCGTCGGCGAGATCACCGAGCAGATGCTGGCCAACGCCGAGTCGAATCCGGGCGGCATGTCCAAACACCTCTGGCTCGAGTACAACGTGCAGCGCTTCCTCGTGGAGTCTCGCGCGTTCGACCTGCTGTCGATGGGCCGCCCCGAGGGCTCCGGCTGCTACTGCTACGCGAACGACCTTGTGCGCGGCTGCATCGACGACCTCCAGCGCGGCTACGGCTTCGTGGTCATGGACAACGAGGCGGGACTCGAGCACCTCTCTCGCCGCACCACGCGCGACGTCGACCTGCTGCTGCTCGTCTCCGACCCGAGTGTGCGCGGCGTCGCGACCGTCGCGCGCCTCTCCGGGCTCGCCGACGAGCTCAAGATCGCCGTCGGCGCCCGCTACCTCGTGGTCGATCGCGCCACCGAGCCGCTCGATCCGGCGCTCTACGACGCGGTCGAGGGCACCGGCATCCCACTGCTCGGCGTCATCCCGCCCGACGAGGGCGTGACCCGCGCCGACCTGACCGGCGCCGGCCTGTTCGACCTGCCGGGAGACTCCCCCGCGCTCGCCGCGGTGCGCGCCATGCTCGCCGGCGTCGTGCAGCTACCCGCGGGCGCCACCGCCTGA
- the folD gene encoding bifunctional methylenetetrahydrofolate dehydrogenase/methenyltetrahydrofolate cyclohydrolase FolD: MAATIIDGKAIAAKRRAAVAERVRELVAHGVTPGLAVVIVGEDPASQVYVRNKHKACDEAGIRSFSYELPDTTTQDELLALVRELNGRDDVHGILVQFPLPAHLDEDAVIETISLDKDVDGFHPESIGRLVVGKDSFVSCTPAGVMVLLEESGVDLTGKDCVVVGRSNNVGKPAALLALARNATVTMCHSRTRDLAGHVGAADVLIVAIGRPEMIKGEWIKEGAVVIDIGMNRLDDGRFVGDVEFAVASERASAITPVPGGVGPMTIAMLLENTVKSAARAAGPEAGGEK; the protein is encoded by the coding sequence ATGGCAGCGACCATCATCGACGGCAAGGCGATCGCGGCGAAGCGGCGCGCGGCCGTGGCCGAGCGCGTGCGTGAGCTCGTCGCGCACGGGGTGACGCCCGGCCTGGCCGTCGTCATCGTCGGCGAGGACCCCGCCTCGCAGGTCTACGTGCGCAACAAGCACAAGGCCTGCGACGAGGCGGGCATCCGCTCGTTCAGCTACGAGCTGCCCGACACCACCACGCAAGACGAGCTGCTCGCGCTCGTGCGCGAGCTCAACGGCCGAGACGACGTCCACGGCATCCTCGTGCAGTTCCCGCTGCCCGCCCACCTCGACGAGGACGCCGTCATCGAGACGATCAGCCTCGACAAGGACGTGGACGGCTTCCACCCGGAGAGCATCGGCCGACTCGTGGTGGGCAAGGACTCGTTCGTCTCGTGCACGCCGGCCGGCGTCATGGTGCTGCTCGAGGAGTCCGGCGTCGACCTGACCGGCAAGGACTGTGTGGTCGTCGGGCGCAGCAACAACGTGGGCAAGCCCGCGGCGCTGCTCGCGCTCGCGCGCAACGCGACCGTCACGATGTGCCACTCGCGCACGCGCGACCTGGCCGGCCACGTCGGCGCGGCCGACGTCCTCATCGTCGCCATCGGCCGACCGGAGATGATCAAGGGCGAGTGGATCAAGGAAGGCGCCGTGGTCATCGACATCGGCATGAACCGCCTCGACGACGGCCGCTTCGTCGGCGACGTCGAGTTCGCGGTCGCAAGTGAGCGGGCCTCCGCGATCACCCCGGTCCCCGGGGGCGTCGGTCCGATGACCATAGCCATGCTGCTCGAGAACACCGTCAAGTCCGCTGCAAGGGCCGCAGGCCCGGAAGCAGGAGGTGAGAAGTGA
- the cooS gene encoding anaerobic carbon-monoxide dehydrogenase catalytic subunit, with translation MSDETTTTDPSEVSIDPTAAEMLRIAEACEIETVFSRSREIKPCSTGATSGCCKLCAMGPCRVIGKHERGVCGASRETIAARNFVRQVAAGAAAHSDHGRDVALTLLGIAKGEIEGGTIADEVKLAKVAGYMGIEAAGKDVMTLLGEVAQCALDQFGQQTGEIVYVERAPQKRKDLWRTYDVVPRGIDREVVEAMHRTAAGTDQNYQTLLDGAVRCALASGWGGSMLATDLQDVLYGTPEPIRSSANLGVLAEDKVNILIHGHEPLLASMIIDAAHEPEMVALAEKVGAAGINIAGICCTANESLMRRGVPPAGNMLHQELALLTGAVDLMVVDVQCIFQGLTEVASHFHTKLVSSSAKAKVGDSEQIIVDEHRPREAAREIVRAAIENFPNRDAARVHIPHVSEPLVAGFSHEYIRYMLGGKMRASLNPLNENIVNGRIRGAAAVVGCSSPRAVQDYAVVNVVRELIANNVLVVVTGCAAITSGKHGLLTPETMAFAGESLREVCETVGIPPVLHMGSCVDNSRILTLLTDVAATGGLGDDIAGLPAVALSPEWYSEKALEIATYAVASGAHVIFGGVGSPVENSPVVQQYMIDGWTERYGGSLRFIKEPQDMVVATLDLIDNARKALKIDVAQERVLFDMDMRRELSV, from the coding sequence ATGAGCGACGAGACGACAACCACCGATCCGTCAGAGGTGAGCATCGACCCCACGGCGGCCGAGATGCTCCGGATAGCCGAGGCGTGCGAGATCGAGACGGTGTTCTCGCGCTCCCGCGAGATCAAGCCGTGCTCGACGGGTGCGACGAGCGGCTGCTGCAAGCTGTGCGCGATGGGCCCGTGCCGGGTCATCGGCAAGCACGAGCGGGGGGTCTGCGGTGCGTCCCGCGAGACCATCGCCGCGCGCAACTTCGTGCGCCAGGTGGCCGCGGGCGCCGCGGCGCACTCCGACCACGGCCGCGACGTGGCGCTCACGCTGCTCGGCATCGCCAAGGGCGAGATCGAGGGTGGCACCATCGCCGACGAGGTCAAGCTCGCCAAGGTCGCCGGCTACATGGGCATCGAGGCGGCCGGCAAGGATGTCATGACGCTCCTGGGCGAGGTCGCGCAGTGCGCGCTCGACCAGTTCGGCCAGCAGACCGGCGAGATCGTGTACGTAGAGCGGGCGCCGCAGAAGCGCAAGGATCTCTGGCGCACGTACGACGTGGTGCCGCGCGGGATCGACCGCGAGGTCGTCGAGGCCATGCACCGCACGGCCGCGGGCACCGACCAGAACTACCAGACCCTGCTCGACGGCGCGGTGCGCTGCGCGCTGGCCAGCGGCTGGGGCGGGTCCATGCTCGCCACCGACCTGCAGGACGTCCTGTACGGCACGCCTGAGCCCATCCGTTCCTCGGCGAACCTCGGCGTGCTGGCCGAGGACAAGGTCAACATCCTCATCCATGGCCACGAGCCGCTGCTGGCGTCCATGATCATCGACGCGGCGCACGAGCCCGAGATGGTGGCGCTCGCCGAGAAGGTGGGGGCAGCCGGCATCAACATCGCGGGCATCTGCTGCACCGCCAACGAGTCGCTCATGCGCCGCGGCGTGCCGCCGGCGGGCAACATGCTCCATCAGGAGCTCGCGCTGCTCACCGGCGCGGTCGACCTGATGGTCGTGGACGTACAGTGCATCTTCCAAGGCTTGACCGAAGTCGCGTCGCACTTCCACACCAAGCTCGTCTCCTCGAGCGCCAAGGCCAAGGTCGGCGACTCCGAGCAGATCATCGTCGACGAGCACAGGCCGCGCGAAGCGGCACGCGAGATCGTCCGCGCCGCCATCGAGAACTTCCCGAACCGCGACGCCGCCCGCGTGCACATCCCGCACGTCTCCGAGCCGCTCGTCGCCGGCTTCAGCCACGAGTACATCCGCTACATGCTCGGCGGGAAGATGCGGGCGTCGCTGAACCCGCTGAACGAGAACATCGTCAACGGCCGCATCCGCGGCGCCGCGGCGGTCGTGGGCTGCTCGAGCCCGCGCGCGGTACAGGACTACGCGGTCGTCAACGTGGTGCGCGAACTGATCGCCAACAACGTGCTCGTGGTCGTGACCGGCTGTGCCGCCATCACGAGTGGCAAGCATGGCCTGCTCACCCCCGAGACGATGGCCTTCGCAGGCGAGTCGTTGCGCGAGGTCTGCGAGACGGTCGGCATCCCGCCGGTGCTGCACATGGGCAGCTGCGTGGACAACTCGCGCATCCTCACGCTCCTCACCGACGTCGCCGCCACCGGCGGTCTCGGCGACGACATCGCGGGCCTGCCCGCGGTCGCGCTGTCGCCCGAGTGGTACTCGGAGAAGGCACTCGAGATCGCGACGTACGCGGTGGCCAGTGGCGCGCACGTCATCTTCGGCGGGGTCGGCTCGCCCGTGGAGAACAGCCCCGTCGTGCAGCAGTACATGATCGACGGTTGGACGGAGCGCTACGGGGGCTCGTTGCGGTTCATCAAGGAGCCGCAGGACATGGTCGTGGCGACGCTCGACCTCATCGACAACGCCCGCAAGGCCCTGAAGATCGATGTCGCTCAGGAGCGGGTGCTGTTCGACATGGACATGAGGAGGGAGCTCAGTGTCTAA